A genome region from Eurosta solidaginis isolate ZX-2024a chromosome 2, ASM4086904v1, whole genome shotgun sequence includes the following:
- the LOC137242475 gene encoding uncharacterized protein, which produces MSQRVTGGGPQWKSLNEFEDRALATFGLLAVDGAGLGSSGLNSPPQELPARTSSIFQSPSPAESDTQCPSRILARSPLNSPTVLPQQNHASDLFVAMWSPSSPETNAESASFEPSMTGVTPLEPETENAGVLNGSSVRMSRAERSKLISTLMSNISKRNSFEERRERREEEQRQEHRETIQAIATLTSCLTELVKVLKPS; this is translated from the exons ATGAGCCAAAGGGTTACTGGTGGTGGTCCACAATGGAAATCACTTAATGAGTTCGAAGATCGCGCTTTGGCTACTTTTGGCTTATTAGCGGTTGATGGTGCCGGTTTAGGAAGTAGTGGACTGAACTCGCCACCACAAGAACTACCAGCAAGAACATCGTCCATATTCCAGAGTCCGTCACCAGCTGAGAGTGATACACAATGTCCAAGCCGTATCCTTGCGAGGAGTCCTTTGAATTCGCCAACGGTTTTGCCGCAGCAAAACCATGCATCAGACTTATTTGTAGCAATGTGGAGCCCATCATCGCCGGAGACTAATGCTGAATCAGCAAGTTTCGAACCATCGATGACTGGTGTGACACCTCTTGAGCCAGAGACTGAA AATGCTGGAGTTTTGAATGGAAGCTCAGTCCGTATGTCtcgcgcagaacgaagcaaacTTATCAGTACTCTAATGAGCAATATAAGCAAACGGAATAGTTTTGAAGAACGACGGGAAAGAAGAGAAGAGGAACAGCGTCAGGAGCATCGTGAAACGATTCAAGCTATCGCAACTTTAACGAGCTGCTTGACTGAACTAGTCAAAGTTTTAAAACCAAGTTAA